DNA from Evansella sp. LMS18:
TCCATTTGATTGATAAGTTTTGACAGATCAATATGCTGCTTTATCATTTCTTTAACCGCCTCTTTATTTAATTCTTCAAGCTTAGGCGTTACTCCTAAAATCGGAACTCCACATTGTTTTGCGATTACCTCAGGATTTGTTTCTTCTGCTAAATCAAAACCCCTGTTTTTTCCATTAATAATAATTCCGGCAATCTTAATTCCTAAACTTTCGGCGTATTTTACGGTTAGAAATGTATGATTGATCGTGCCTAAATTTGGCCTGGTTACAATAATGGCTGGTAAATCCAATGCTGTTATTAAGTCACTTACTAAAAAATCCGGGCCAAGGGGCACCGAAATTCCTCCTGCACCTTCAACAAGAAAATAGTGATGTTTCCCTTTAATTCGATCCCAGTGATGTAATACATCTTTAAGATAAATCGATCTCTCCTCTTGCTTTCCTGCAACATAAGGGGCTAAAGGTTCCTTATATACAAAAGGTGTAATTTCTTC
Protein-coding regions in this window:
- the bioD gene encoding dethiobiotin synthase — encoded protein: MRGFFITGTDTGVGKTIITSGIAAVLKEKQINIGVYKPLLSGISRENPESDTHLLKEASETSLTHEEITPFVYKEPLAPYVAGKQEERSIYLKDVLHHWDRIKGKHHYFLVEGAGGISVPLGPDFLVSDLITALDLPAIIVTRPNLGTINHTFLTVKYAESLGIKIAGIIINGKNRGFDLAEETNPEVIAKQCGVPILGVTPKLEELNKEAVKEMIKQHIDLSKLINQMEMEAMK